ATTTATTATGAGGATAAATGATAATATTCAGAAATAAGAGTATTACTGAATATTTTATAATTATAATGTATTTTTAAGTGTCAGCAGATTATTAGAACTTATATAACCAGCATTTAAACACTTTAAAAACATGAATTCTTTTTATTTTATAAAAAGAGGTGAGAATAATGGTAGAATTTCAAAAACTGTCTCCTTTCTTTTTTCCCTTTATAGATAGTGACAGTAGATTTGCAGGAGATTTTTATTATGATCTTCATATACATACAACAGCTTCAGACAGTTTTATAAAACCGGATTTTTTAAAAAATTTTGTAAAAAATAAAAGATATTTATTGTCAGTTACAGACCATAATGAAATAAGAGGAGCAGTAGAGCTCTATGAAAAAGGAATAAATGTGGTTCCTGGAATGGAATTAGGTTGTGAGGATGGCTTTGAGCTTTTAGTCTATTTCAGGAAAATGTCTGATTTAGAAGAATTTTATGTAAAAGAAGTAGAGCAATATAAAAATGTAAAAAGAATGGCAAAAACCCATAGAAATATTTATGAATATATGGATGCACTACAAGGATGGGAATGCCATAAGTCAATTCCTCATATATGTGGAATTGTCCAAAAGAATTTTATAAATAATAAACCATATATCTATAATATCATAAAATTAGTAGATTCTCTGGAAACTCATAATCATGCTCTTTCTCTGATCAGAAATCTGGAAGCTGCTGAATTACGGGAAAAATATGGT
This Fusobacterium sp. DNA region includes the following protein-coding sequences:
- a CDS encoding PHP domain-containing protein, whose amino-acid sequence is MVEFQKLSPFFFPFIDSDSRFAGDFYYDLHIHTTASDSFIKPDFLKNFVKNKRYLLSVTDHNEIRGAVELYEKGINVVPGMELGCEDGFELLVYFRKMSDLEEFYVKEVEQYKNVKRMAKTHRNIYEYMDALQGWECHKSIPHICGIVQKNFINNKPYIYNIIKLVDSLETHNHALSLIRNLEAAELREKYGLTATFGSDAHIIREAISYYKYSNMDQKNGDKVMDYLYKIGSVGGIGQKHLLHLIKNTIL